The following are encoded together in the Diabrotica undecimpunctata isolate CICGRU chromosome 7, icDiaUnde3, whole genome shotgun sequence genome:
- the LOC140445348 gene encoding uncharacterized protein: MVLKVSLLCTLIVLFAYSTAYDYSNCPGNTNRQKNLIYSALQPSGYNVKLRIPATGYYNRPITCLLLIDQKGSTSTPKILEGGYLDTYALINITSTNSQPVSYYAIVFID, translated from the exons ATGGTTTTGAAAGTCTCCTTATTGTGTACACTGATAGTGTTATTTGCTTATTCTACTGCATACGATTATAGCAATTGTCCTGGAAATACCAACAGACA AAAAAATCTGATATACAGCGCATTACAGCCATCAGGATATAACGTTAAACTTCGTATCCCAGCAACTGGATATTACAACAGACCTATCACATGCTTACTG ctTATCGATCAGAAAGGAAGCACCAGCACACCAAAAATATTGGAAGGTGGATATCTCGACACCTATGCTCTGATAAATATTACTTCCACAAATTCCCAACCAGTTAGTTACTATGCGATAGTATTTATTGATTAA
- the LOC140445349 gene encoding uncharacterized protein yields the protein MVFKFSLLCTVLVLVVYSSAYDYTNCPANTNRQKIFTYNSILPSGYNVRARIPATGYYSRPITCLLLIDQKGSTSTPKILEGGYLDTYTVVNITSNTADPVTYYALVFID from the exons ATGGTATTTAAATTCTCCCTTTTGTGCACGGTGTTGGTATTAGTTGTTTATTCTAGTGCATACGATTATACCAATTGTCCTGCAAATACCAATAGGCA aaaaatttttacttacaacTCTATACTCCCATCAGGATATAATGTTAGAGCTCGTATACCAGCAACTGGATATTACTCCAGACCTATCACCTGCTTACTG ctaATAGATCAAAAAGGAAGTACCAGCACTCCCAAAATATTGGAAGGTGGATATCTCGACACCTATACTGTAGTAAATATTACTTCCAACACAGCAGATCCAGTTACTTACTACGCTCTAGTATTTATCGATTAA